The nucleotide sequence ATAAAACTGTATACCGGAACGGCCAAATTAAGCGCCGTCAGACCATTCGCCCCAACTCCGTTAGAAACGAAAAACGTATCCGCTAATATATAAAATGATAAGCCTATCATTCCGAGAACATTAAGCGAAGTATAGCGAATAAAGTCTTTTAAACAGTTTGTCTGCTCCATATATCTTGTCTCCTTATTCATAAAAAGCGCCAGCTTTCTATCTTCAAAGACCTAATGATAGAAAGTCTGACGCTCCGCTGTTTTACCCGGCGGCAAAACAGCGTAATTATTTAATTTAACATTTAACCATATCTCTTATATAATGTCAACCCCATATTGCATATATCTTAACCTGCTGTTTTTATATATAACAATTTCTATTTTTACAATACGGTTAGTTAACTATATCTATATCCGGTTCAAGCTGCCCCGTTGAGTATAAATATATAACGACAGCAATAAAAACGATTAAAGCAATGATAGACAATGCGTTTAGTACTATTCCCCAAACGCCCATCCACTTACTCGTATTCCTTGCAGGGTTATACTGTTTCGTCCCCACTATACCCAGTATTAGGCCAACAATCGGACCTATAACCGTATTGCAGAGTACCAAACTTATAATACCAATTATAAAACTGGCTATAGCTGTCCCGACCGGACCTTTTTCCTTAACACTATGAAAATCAGAATATGTACCGCTTTGGTTCTGAGAACCCTCTTTCTTTTGAGTTTCTCCGCATATTGGGCATACAGCGGCGTTATCGTCTATCGCATTGCCGCATTTGGTACAATATTTCATCTAATCGTCACTCCTTTATTTGAGTAAACCGGTAATCAAATCCACAAGGTTAAACTTAACAATAAGCGCTGCAAAAACGATAGAAACCATAGATAACAGCTTAATCAAAATATTAACGGACGGACCTGAAGTATCCTTAAACGGATCTCCAACTGTGTCTCCGACAACTGCCGCCTTATGATTGTCGCTGCCTTTTCCGCCAAAGTTTCCGGCTTCTATATATTTCTTTGCATTATCCCAGGCGCCTCCTGAATTAGCCATCATGATAGCAATAGCAAATCCCGAAACCAAAGCTCCTGCGAGCATACCAACAACTCCGTTTACTCCGAGAACCAAACCTACAACTATAGGAGCGAGTATACCGAGAGCCGCCGGCAAAATCATCTCTCTAAGCGATGAACGTGTGCATATATCAACACATGTCTCATAGTCCGCTTCCGCTTTGCCTTCCATCAAACCCTTTATCTGCTTAAACTGTCTTCTTACCTCAACAACAATTTTCTGTGCCGCACGTCCTACAGCCTGCATAGTAAACGCGCTGAACAGGAACGGAAGCATTGCTCCCACAAACAAACCAATCAAAACAGGCGGATTTGTGAGCGACAACTGAAGCTGTCCTCCGAGAGCCTGAATTTTATCAGTATAAGAAACTATCAAAGCCAAGGCTGTTAAAGCTGCGCTGCCGATAGCAAATCCCTTACCGGTTGCTGCAGTAGTGTTACCCAAAGAATCCAAAGCGTCTGTACGGTTTCTAACTTCCTCATCAAGGCCGGCCATTTCTGCTATACCGCCGGCATTATCAGCAACAGGACCATAAGCGTCTGTAGCCAATGTTATTCCCAAAGTTGCAAGCATACCTACAGCAGATATTCCAACGCCATAAAGACCCAATGAGAAACTGCTCAAATCTCCTGTGGCAAGGAAACCGCCGCCGCCTGCGGCAAAGAAGCTGACAAGGATTGAGATACCCACTATAACTACTGGAATTGCTGTTGAATTCATACCTAGCGCTATACCGTCGATTATTATAGTTGCGCTTCCCGTCTTTGATGACTCAGAAAGCTTTTGGGTCGGCTTATATGAATCAGATGTATAATATTCAGTAAAGAATCCTATCAGCACACCTGCTACCAGACCTGATATAACTGCCCAAAATACGCCTGTATTCTGCGGAAGCAGTGTAAATATCAAAACTGCGGCTGAAATAGCTGAAAGTATAGCCGAAACATATGTGCCTCGTCTCAAAGAACCCAAAAGATTTTTCTGTGTAGCGCCCTCTTTTGTAGAAACAAAGAACGTACCTATAATTGAAGCGATTATTCCTATAGCGGCAATCATCATTGGAACAACTATGCCCTTAAAGCCCAAACCTGCCGCTGTGGCAAGCGCGCCTGTTGATATGATTGAACCGACATATGACTCATAAAGGTCAGCGCCCATTCCTGCAACGTCGCCAACGTTATCACCTACGTTATCTGCGATAACAGCAGGGTTACGAGGGTCATCCTCAGGTATTCCGGCCTCAACTTTTCCAACCAAGTCAGCGCCGACATCTGCAGCCTTTGTAAAAATACCTCCGCCGACACGGGCAAACAAAGCCATAGAGCTTGCTCCCATACCAAACGTCAGCATAGCCGCCATAATCTCGTTCGGATCACTCAGAACGGCTTTTAAAATTATGAACCAAACGCTTATGTCCAAAAGACCCAAGCCAACAACTGTAAGACCCATAACCGTACCGCTTGAAAACGCTACCTTCAGGCCTTTATTCAAACTATTTTGGGCTCCGTTAGCAGTTCTTGAGTTAGCATATGTAGCAATCTTCATTCCTATAAATCCTGAAAGTCCGGAGAAAAATCCGCCGGATACAAATGCGAACGGAACAAACCATGTGAGAAGACCAAACGCTGCCATTACGCAAATAATTATCAGCATAACGATAAAGAAAATACCAACTGTCTTATACTGTCTCTTTAAATACGCCATAGCGCCTTTTCTGATTTTAGCAGAAATATTCGCCATTTCTTTTGTTCCCTCAGGCTGTTTTTTAACCCAGAAAAATTTGTACATCGCAAAAGCCAGACCACATATTGAAGCGGCCAAAACAATCCACGGTGCAATGTCTACAATACCCATTGTAAAACCTCCCATAACAACAAAATATATAAGTTTATTTTTTTACAAATACATAAAAAAACTGGGATTTTTTCTAAAATCATTAAGACGCAGAAAAAACTGCATGGTTAAGGAAAAAACTCCATAATATGACAAAAATTTAACAAAATTTCAATTATATTCTATATATATCTATAATTTCTTTGTGTTTATTATACATAATAA is from Monoglobus pectinilyticus and encodes:
- a CDS encoding zinc-ribbon domain-containing protein, whose product is MKYCTKCGNAIDDNAAVCPICGETQKKEGSQNQSGTYSDFHSVKEKGPVGTAIASFIIGIISLVLCNTVIGPIVGLILGIVGTKQYNPARNTSKWMGVWGIVLNALSIIALIVFIAVVIYLYSTGQLEPDIDIVN
- a CDS encoding sodium-translocating pyrophosphatase, coding for MGIVDIAPWIVLAASICGLAFAMYKFFWVKKQPEGTKEMANISAKIRKGAMAYLKRQYKTVGIFFIVMLIIICVMAAFGLLTWFVPFAFVSGGFFSGLSGFIGMKIATYANSRTANGAQNSLNKGLKVAFSSGTVMGLTVVGLGLLDISVWFIILKAVLSDPNEIMAAMLTFGMGASSMALFARVGGGIFTKAADVGADLVGKVEAGIPEDDPRNPAVIADNVGDNVGDVAGMGADLYESYVGSIISTGALATAAGLGFKGIVVPMMIAAIGIIASIIGTFFVSTKEGATQKNLLGSLRRGTYVSAILSAISAAVLIFTLLPQNTGVFWAVISGLVAGVLIGFFTEYYTSDSYKPTQKLSESSKTGSATIIIDGIALGMNSTAIPVVIVGISILVSFFAAGGGGFLATGDLSSFSLGLYGVGISAVGMLATLGITLATDAYGPVADNAGGIAEMAGLDEEVRNRTDALDSLGNTTAATGKGFAIGSAALTALALIVSYTDKIQALGGQLQLSLTNPPVLIGLFVGAMLPFLFSAFTMQAVGRAAQKIVVEVRRQFKQIKGLMEGKAEADYETCVDICTRSSLREMILPAALGILAPIVVGLVLGVNGVVGMLAGALVSGFAIAIMMANSGGAWDNAKKYIEAGNFGGKGSDNHKAAVVGDTVGDPFKDTSGPSVNILIKLLSMVSIVFAALIVKFNLVDLITGLLK